Proteins co-encoded in one Bacillus paramycoides genomic window:
- the pckA gene encoding phosphoenolpyruvate carboxykinase (ATP) gives MSTVNVQIGLHELLNGSNAQIQLSVPQLVEKVLMRNEGKLTSTGAVSASTGKYTGRSPKDKFIVKEASVADKIAWGAVNQPISEEHFNKLYTKVLEYLKEKEELFVFKGFAGADRNYRLPIQVINEYAWHNLFVHQLFIRPTEEELTTHESEFTIVSAPNFKADPAVDGTNSEAFIMVSFEKRIVLIGGTEYAGEMKKSIFSIMNFLLPEQDILSMHCSANVGEEGDVALFFGLSGTGKTTLSADPNRKLIGDDEHGWSDNGVFNIEGGCYAKCVNLSHEKEPQIFDAIKFGSVLENVIINNQTRIADYNDTTLTENTRAAYPMHAIDNIVLPSVAGHPNTIIFLTADASGVLPPISKLSKEQAMYHFLSGYTSKLAGTERGVTSPQATFSTCFGSPFLPLEASRYAEMLGEKIEKHDAKVFLVNTGWTGGEYGVGKRMNLGYTRAMIQAALSGELAKTETAKHDIFGLEVPLHVPGVPDEVLMPEQTWADKAAYKAKAIELANEFKANFKKFDSVSEDIINLGGPIA, from the coding sequence ATGAGTACTGTGAATGTCCAAATTGGTTTACACGAATTATTGAACGGAAGCAATGCACAGATTCAACTAAGTGTTCCGCAATTAGTGGAAAAAGTATTAATGCGAAATGAAGGGAAATTAACTTCTACTGGTGCCGTTTCTGCTTCAACAGGAAAATATACAGGACGTTCTCCTAAAGATAAATTTATTGTGAAAGAAGCATCGGTTGCTGACAAAATTGCTTGGGGAGCAGTGAATCAACCGATTTCTGAAGAACATTTTAATAAATTATATACAAAAGTTTTAGAATACTTAAAAGAGAAAGAAGAGTTATTCGTCTTCAAAGGATTTGCAGGCGCTGACCGCAATTATCGCCTACCAATTCAAGTTATTAATGAATATGCATGGCACAATCTATTTGTACATCAATTATTCATTCGTCCAACTGAAGAAGAATTAACAACTCATGAATCAGAGTTCACAATTGTTTCTGCGCCGAACTTCAAGGCTGATCCAGCTGTTGACGGTACAAACTCTGAAGCATTCATTATGGTTTCATTCGAAAAACGTATCGTACTAATTGGTGGTACAGAATACGCTGGAGAAATGAAGAAATCAATCTTCTCTATTATGAACTTCTTATTACCTGAACAAGATATTCTTTCTATGCATTGCTCTGCAAACGTAGGTGAAGAAGGCGACGTAGCACTATTCTTCGGTTTATCTGGAACAGGTAAAACAACATTATCTGCTGATCCAAACCGTAAATTAATCGGTGATGATGAGCATGGTTGGTCTGATAACGGTGTATTCAATATTGAAGGCGGTTGCTATGCAAAATGTGTAAACCTTTCTCACGAGAAAGAACCACAAATTTTCGATGCAATCAAATTTGGATCTGTTTTAGAAAACGTTATCATTAATAACCAAACGCGTATCGCAGACTACAACGATACTACTTTAACAGAAAATACTCGTGCTGCATACCCTATGCATGCGATCGACAATATCGTACTGCCAAGTGTTGCTGGACACCCAAATACAATCATTTTCTTAACTGCTGATGCATCTGGCGTATTGCCTCCAATCAGTAAGTTATCAAAAGAACAAGCTATGTACCATTTCTTAAGTGGTTACACTAGTAAACTAGCAGGAACAGAGCGCGGCGTTACATCTCCGCAAGCAACATTCTCAACTTGCTTCGGTTCACCATTCTTACCACTTGAAGCATCTCGCTATGCTGAAATGCTTGGTGAAAAAATCGAGAAGCACGATGCGAAAGTATTCTTAGTAAACACTGGCTGGACTGGTGGCGAATACGGCGTTGGTAAACGTATGAACTTAGGTTACACTCGTGCAATGATTCAAGCAGCATTAAGCGGTGAACTTGCAAAAACTGAAACAGCTAAACATGATATCTTCGGTCTTGAAGTTCCACTTCACGTACCAGGTGTACCTGACGAAGTGTTAATGCCTGAACAAACTTGGGCTGATAAAGCTGCTTACAAAGCAAAAGCAATCGAGCTTGCGAACGAGTTCAAAGCGAACTTCAAAAAGTTCGACAGCGTTTCTGAAGATATTATTAACTTAGGCGGTCCAATCGCTTAA
- a CDS encoding ATP synthase subunit I yields MISMSLRSFKIQSYYLLGFLVLGWMVTPFSAHFLGAGIGLIVSMYCVWLLGRRIEKLGDSIVKKTKAPTLGMFNRFAAAILGAIIMYEIEHHMVMWAFAVGIMGGYFLIVVNLGYYSMKDEKELTKN; encoded by the coding sequence ATGATTAGTATGTCATTAAGGTCGTTTAAAATTCAATCGTATTATTTACTAGGTTTTCTTGTACTAGGATGGATGGTAACGCCGTTTTCAGCACATTTTCTAGGTGCAGGAATTGGGCTTATCGTAAGTATGTATTGTGTTTGGCTTTTAGGGAGACGAATTGAGAAGCTTGGAGATAGTATCGTAAAGAAAACTAAAGCACCGACGCTCGGTATGTTTAACCGTTTTGCCGCTGCTATTTTAGGTGCTATTATTATGTACGAAATTGAGCACCATATGGTTATGTGGGCATTTGCAGTAGGGATTATGGGCGGTTATTTCTTAATTGTTGTTAATTTAGGATACTATAGCATGAAAGATGAGAAAGAATTAACGAAGAATTAA
- a CDS encoding molybdenum cofactor guanylyltransferase produces MSKYAGIVLAGGMSSRFGEPKALASWQGSTFIEHILKVMTTMLQEVVVISHSDLKERVEQLVQVPVIEDIPHYKGNGPLAGIVSGMEYIEADWYAIMPCDAPNVSQEWFTILLEQTSNEYDAVVPIINGRKQPLLAAYHNRVKERIYTLLQEEKRSMGQLLSQCNVKYIAGEDVQANADWFINVNTKEEYVQAQKDLSNE; encoded by the coding sequence ATGAGTAAGTATGCTGGAATTGTATTAGCGGGCGGTATGTCGAGTCGATTCGGTGAGCCGAAAGCGTTAGCGAGCTGGCAAGGTAGTACTTTTATAGAGCATATTTTGAAAGTGATGACAACTATGTTGCAAGAAGTTGTGGTCATTAGTCATTCTGATCTAAAAGAGCGAGTAGAGCAACTCGTACAAGTTCCTGTTATAGAAGATATTCCGCATTATAAAGGAAATGGCCCACTTGCTGGAATTGTATCAGGAATGGAATATATAGAAGCAGATTGGTATGCTATTATGCCTTGCGATGCGCCAAATGTTTCACAAGAATGGTTTACCATTTTGCTAGAGCAAACGAGCAATGAATATGATGCGGTTGTACCTATTATTAATGGAAGAAAACAACCGTTACTTGCAGCGTACCATAACCGTGTGAAAGAAAGAATTTATACTTTGCTTCAGGAAGAAAAAAGAAGTATGGGCCAGCTTTTATCACAATGTAATGTGAAATATATTGCTGGTGAAGATGTACAAGCGAATGCGGATTGGTTTATAAATGTGAATACGAAAGAAGAATATGTGCAGGCTCAAAAAGACCTTTCAAATGAATGA
- a CDS encoding DMT family transporter — protein MKRWGIELLILAVVTIWGINFTIAKYGLLEFTAIEFTAIRMISAAPLMLLLTFFIEKSVYMARKDIPRLIIVSVVGIVLYQTLFMETVKYTSATNVSLLISISPIFTTVFAIFLKQEKFSSRKLIGSIIAFGGAALVLAAGHSLASSFYGNGIGLITSICWGLYPILASPLIKKYSALRVTAWSALVGAIPLLLLSGPYVFIMPFHITHGMTLFALLYSIFFVTVFGLVMWYVGVQKIGASHTMVYMYITPLVAVLFAAVWANEYVSFQQIIGGIIIFFGLWFVKSEKVNVHYAAGEPISK, from the coding sequence ATGAAAAGATGGGGGATTGAATTATTAATTTTAGCAGTTGTTACTATTTGGGGGATTAATTTTACGATTGCCAAATATGGACTTTTAGAATTTACAGCAATTGAGTTTACAGCAATTCGAATGATATCGGCGGCACCGCTTATGTTACTCCTTACTTTTTTTATTGAAAAGTCGGTTTATATGGCGCGAAAGGATATACCTAGATTAATCATCGTTAGCGTTGTAGGTATTGTGCTATATCAAACGTTATTTATGGAAACTGTCAAATATACGTCCGCTACAAATGTCTCTTTACTCATTTCTATTTCACCTATTTTTACAACTGTATTTGCGATTTTCTTGAAACAAGAAAAGTTTTCTTCTCGAAAACTTATCGGTTCTATCATTGCTTTTGGTGGTGCAGCATTAGTTTTAGCAGCAGGACATTCACTTGCTAGTTCTTTTTACGGGAATGGGATTGGACTGATTACATCAATATGCTGGGGGCTTTATCCTATTTTAGCAAGTCCATTAATTAAAAAATATTCAGCACTACGTGTTACCGCGTGGTCAGCCTTAGTTGGTGCAATTCCGCTTTTATTGTTAAGTGGACCGTATGTATTTATAATGCCATTTCATATTACACACGGAATGACACTATTCGCCTTACTATATTCTATTTTCTTTGTAACAGTATTCGGTTTAGTTATGTGGTATGTTGGTGTTCAAAAAATTGGAGCGTCACATACGATGGTATACATGTATATAACGCCTCTTGTAGCTGTTTTATTTGCAGCTGTATGGGCAAATGAATATGTATCGTTTCAACAAATAATCGGTGGAATTATTATTTTCTTCGGTCTATGGTTTGTGAAATCGGAGAAAGTAAATGTACATTATGCTGCGGGAGAACCTATATCAAAATAG
- a CDS encoding glycosyltransferase family 4 protein: MRVAIFTDTFTPQVNGVAKTLERLTRYFQKEKIAYSVFAPQHTAEDNFVANVNKMRSIPLTILYPECRFSFPTPRIKRELLSFKPDIIHIATPFNMGLCGLYYAKKLNIPVVGSYHTDFDAYLRYYKIEFLSHMLWNYLKWFHSHMQKNFVPSFETLHQLKNKGFQALSIWGRGVDCTLFHPSYNTDLFRKKYNITAKYVLSYVGRIAPEKDIDTLQHLIVKTAHTRNDIHWLIAGDGPLATNLREAVPKANVTFTGYLQGKDLAEAYACSNIMIFPSATETFGNVVLESLACGTPVIGANSGGVKNIITDGKTGILCPPKHADSFLSSIHSLLRNEEQLIQMGIAASSYAKTKSWDEIFRGLLDQYEEVLQHTASELLA; the protein is encoded by the coding sequence ATGAGAGTCGCCATTTTTACCGATACTTTTACACCACAAGTGAACGGGGTTGCGAAAACATTAGAACGATTAACACGTTACTTTCAGAAAGAAAAGATCGCCTATTCTGTTTTCGCCCCTCAACATACAGCTGAAGATAATTTCGTGGCCAATGTGAACAAGATGAGAAGTATCCCGTTAACAATATTATATCCAGAATGTCGCTTTTCTTTTCCTACTCCGCGCATCAAACGAGAACTTCTTTCCTTTAAGCCTGACATTATTCACATTGCTACACCTTTCAACATGGGACTTTGTGGATTGTATTATGCAAAAAAGTTAAACATCCCAGTTGTCGGTTCTTATCATACTGATTTCGATGCTTATTTACGCTATTACAAAATCGAATTTCTCTCTCATATGCTTTGGAACTATTTAAAATGGTTTCATAGTCATATGCAAAAAAATTTCGTTCCTTCCTTTGAAACGTTACACCAACTAAAAAATAAAGGCTTTCAAGCCCTTTCCATATGGGGACGTGGTGTAGATTGCACACTCTTTCATCCATCTTACAATACAGACCTATTCCGAAAAAAATATAATATTACAGCCAAGTATGTCCTTTCCTATGTTGGACGGATTGCCCCTGAAAAAGATATTGATACGTTGCAACACCTTATCGTGAAAACAGCGCATACTCGAAATGACATTCATTGGCTCATCGCAGGAGACGGTCCTCTAGCAACAAATTTACGTGAAGCTGTTCCGAAAGCAAATGTCACTTTTACTGGATATTTACAAGGTAAGGATTTAGCTGAAGCATATGCTTGTTCTAACATCATGATATTTCCATCTGCTACTGAAACGTTCGGAAATGTCGTACTCGAATCACTTGCATGCGGTACACCTGTCATCGGTGCAAATAGTGGTGGGGTTAAAAATATTATTACAGATGGAAAAACAGGAATTCTTTGCCCGCCCAAACATGCGGATTCATTTCTATCATCCATCCATTCTTTATTGCGAAATGAAGAGCAACTTATACAAATGGGCATAGCGGCTTCTTCTTATGCTAAAACAAAAAGCTGGGATGAAATTTTTCGTGGCTTACTTGACCAATATGAAGAAGTCCTTCAGCACACCGCATCAGAATTACTCGCTTAA
- the metK gene encoding methionine adenosyltransferase: MTKKRHLFTSESVTEGHPDKICDQISDSILDAILSKDANARVACETTVTTGLVLVAGEITTSTYVDIPKIVRETIQGIGYTRAKYGFDAETCAVLTSIDEQSADIAMGVDQALEAREGQMTDAEIEAIGAGDQGLMFGFACNETQELMPLPISLAHKLARRLTEVRKNDTLSYLRPDGKTQVTVEYDENGKPVRVDTIVISTQHHPDVTWEEIDRDLKEHVIKAVVPAELIDGETKFFINPTGRFVIGGPQGDAGLTGRKIIVDTYGGYARHGGGAFSGKDATKVDRSAAYAARYVAKNIVAAGLAEKAEVQLAYAIGVAQPVSISVDTFSTGKVSEDVLVELVRNNFDLRPAGIIKMLDLRRPIYKQTAAYGHFGRTDVDLTWERTDKAAALKEQAGL, from the coding sequence ATGACAAAAAAACGTCATCTGTTCACATCTGAGTCTGTAACTGAAGGACATCCAGATAAAATTTGTGACCAAATTTCTGATTCAATTTTAGATGCGATCTTATCAAAGGACGCAAATGCACGTGTAGCTTGTGAAACAACTGTAACAACTGGTTTAGTATTGGTAGCGGGGGAAATTACGACTTCTACTTACGTAGACATTCCAAAAATCGTTCGTGAAACAATTCAAGGTATTGGTTACACACGCGCAAAATACGGATTCGATGCAGAAACTTGTGCAGTTTTAACATCTATCGATGAGCAATCTGCTGACATCGCTATGGGTGTTGACCAAGCGCTAGAAGCACGCGAAGGTCAAATGACTGACGCTGAGATTGAGGCAATTGGTGCAGGAGACCAAGGTTTAATGTTTGGTTTCGCATGTAATGAAACACAAGAGTTAATGCCACTTCCAATCTCGCTTGCTCACAAATTAGCTCGCCGTTTAACTGAAGTACGTAAAAATGATACATTATCATACCTACGTCCAGATGGAAAAACGCAAGTTACAGTTGAGTATGATGAAAATGGTAAACCAGTACGTGTTGATACTATCGTAATTTCTACACAACATCACCCAGATGTTACATGGGAAGAAATCGATCGCGACTTAAAAGAGCACGTAATTAAAGCTGTAGTACCAGCAGAATTAATCGATGGAGAAACGAAATTCTTCATTAACCCAACTGGTCGCTTCGTAATTGGTGGACCACAAGGTGATGCTGGTTTAACAGGACGTAAAATCATCGTTGATACTTACGGTGGATACGCTCGCCACGGTGGCGGTGCATTCTCTGGTAAAGATGCAACGAAAGTTGACCGTTCTGCAGCATATGCAGCTCGTTATGTTGCGAAAAACATCGTAGCAGCTGGTCTTGCTGAGAAAGCAGAAGTACAACTTGCATACGCAATTGGTGTAGCGCAACCAGTATCAATTTCAGTTGATACATTCAGCACTGGTAAAGTATCTGAAGACGTACTAGTAGAACTAGTTCGTAACAACTTCGATCTTCGCCCAGCTGGTATTATTAAAATGCTAGACTTACGTCGCCCAATTTACAAACAAACAGCAGCTTACGGCCACTTCGGACGTACTGATGTAGATCTAACATGGGAACGTACAGACAAAGCTGCAGCTTTAAAAGAGCAAGCTGGTCTATAA
- a CDS encoding MogA/MoaB family molybdenum cofactor biosynthesis protein translates to MSVIEHKKQAPKEVRCKIVTISDTRTEETDKSGQLLHELLKEAGHTVTSYEIVKDDKESIQQAVLAGYHREDVDVVLTNGGTGITKRDVTIEAVSALLDKEIVGFGELFRMISYLEDIGSSAMLSRAIGGTIGRKVVFSMPGSSGAVRLAMNKLILPELGHITFELHRQ, encoded by the coding sequence ATGAGCGTAATCGAACATAAAAAACAAGCACCGAAAGAAGTGCGTTGCAAAATCGTAACAATCTCCGATACACGTACAGAAGAGACGGACAAGAGTGGACAACTATTACATGAATTATTAAAAGAAGCAGGGCATACAGTGACCTCTTATGAAATTGTAAAAGATGATAAAGAAAGTATTCAGCAAGCGGTGTTAGCTGGTTATCATCGGGAAGATGTTGATGTCGTGTTAACAAATGGCGGTACTGGTATTACGAAACGTGATGTGACGATTGAAGCGGTATCAGCGTTATTAGATAAAGAAATTGTCGGGTTTGGTGAGTTGTTCCGCATGATTAGTTATTTGGAGGATATCGGAAGCAGCGCGATGTTAAGTAGAGCAATTGGCGGTACAATTGGGCGCAAAGTTGTCTTTTCCATGCCAGGGTCTAGCGGAGCGGTTCGTCTTGCGATGAATAAATTAATTTTACCGGAATTAGGTCATATTACATTTGAGCTGCATCGCCAATGA
- a CDS encoding iron-sulfur cluster biosynthesis family protein has translation MYVTVTEAAYKKIMDTIPNEAKYIKLFYDNEGCGCVMSGIIDLVAVAEKDERDVDIESSAMNFIADRTKLVFMDDKLTVDWHEGGGTFQLKSPNQFYNPNMKLHVRV, from the coding sequence ATGTACGTTACTGTAACAGAAGCAGCATATAAGAAGATTATGGATACGATTCCGAATGAAGCGAAATATATAAAGTTATTTTACGATAATGAAGGTTGCGGTTGTGTAATGAGCGGAATTATCGATTTAGTAGCTGTAGCAGAAAAAGATGAGCGCGATGTGGATATCGAATCTAGTGCAATGAATTTTATTGCAGATCGCACGAAGCTTGTATTTATGGATGATAAGTTAACAGTTGATTGGCATGAAGGTGGAGGAACTTTTCAGCTGAAGAGTCCGAACCAATTTTATAATCCAAATATGAAGTTACATGTTCGAGTGTAG